One window of Candidatus Tokpelaia hoelldoblerii genomic DNA carries:
- a CDS encoding Chlorosome protein (bhsal15540), translating into MVITFLLGGEEATQRFGAAFAALLQRGDLVTLSGDLGAGKSTLARAVIRALAGDETLDVPSPTFTLVQAYDDLPLPVTHADLYRIGMAEEVDELGFEQALEDGVLLVEWPQKAQGLLPPPQFAVALAHEGASRRLALRAEGEAAGRVRLLEGFS; encoded by the coding sequence ATGGTCATCACATTTTTACTTGGCGGGGAAGAGGCGACACAGCGTTTTGGCGCGGCTTTCGCCGCCCTTTTGCAGCGCGGTGACCTGGTGACGCTAAGCGGAGATCTGGGCGCGGGAAAATCCACTCTGGCGCGGGCCGTGATCCGGGCGCTGGCCGGTGATGAAACCCTGGACGTGCCGAGCCCGACCTTTACGCTGGTGCAGGCTTATGACGATTTGCCCCTGCCGGTGACGCATGCTGATCTTTACCGTATCGGCATGGCGGAGGAAGTGGATGAACTTGGTTTTGAGCAGGCGCTGGAAGATGGCGTGCTGCTGGTTGAATGGCCGCAAAAGGCGCAAGGGCTCCTGCCGCCGCCGCAATTTGCGGTTGCTCTGGCCCATGAGGGCGCAAGCCGCCGTCTGGCCTTGCGGGCGGAAGGTGAGGCAGCCGGCCGTGTGAGGCTGCTGGAAGGCTTTTCATGA
- a CDS encoding Histidine kinase (bhsal15550) — MIVIRALQRLKNLLQNHEFCCRVLQIPAAVFSIILCFSSPAQAQDSPAATLGFITPLALFGGAGCAAVFSRFAHAARARNRRMKLHVLVRQESQKHSVESGLDAIFTALGQRVVLWRDNREGQVLGHLPEADALLQGAAFLDFPSWLTGKAAARFLPALDNLKRRGDAFDMQLETKSARLVAVSGRICANAPLVQFQDMTASMREQNARQQKNMNGVYALQTLRNLLEKLDQPVWLRGKAGQLLWANQAWRKAVGGDPAQELLDDVVRRKIAESHEQAVPFQEKVSAVIAGDRHILAVTEVAGAGWSAGFAIDETENDHLRSEMKRTVQGYAETFDQISTAVAIFDPAMKLEFFNQAFARLWQLDPPFFESGPGHAHILDRLREEGRLNEQPDWRRWKEDLFEAYRALTPQLHLWHLPDGRTLRVVANPHPQGGVTWLYEDLTEKLNLEARYNTLIRMQGETLDALSEGVAVFGANGRVRLSNPAFLQQWSLPPGLGVEGTHITQIEDFCAPRANGGGWRDITTRVTGFADERDAVTGRMELVNNDVLDYALVPLPQGQTMLTFVNVTDSVRADRLRNEFVEHVSYELRTPLTNIMGFTDMLQQPAFGALNARQHEYLGYIAAQSVVLLNLVNDILDLATVDAGILELDIGTVDISETIDSAVERLQDRIADKRITVDKTVPAMETDFEADGARIRQVLVNLLGNAIHYAPEGSTVRINVTNEGDGIVFHVHDDGCGIPQAILDSVFKRFSAHAHHGRKPGAGLGLSIVKSLVELHHGKVAIDTNAQSGTTVICHFPARTRLEEGESAFSRQA; from the coding sequence ATGATTGTGATCCGCGCACTTCAAAGGCTGAAAAATCTGCTGCAAAATCATGAATTCTGCTGCCGTGTTCTGCAAATCCCGGCGGCTGTTTTCAGCATAATACTTTGTTTTTCCTCCCCCGCTCAGGCACAGGATTCACCTGCCGCCACACTCGGGTTTATCACGCCGCTTGCCCTGTTTGGCGGGGCGGGATGTGCCGCGGTTTTCAGCCGTTTTGCCCATGCCGCGCGGGCGCGCAACCGCCGGATGAAACTGCATGTCCTGGTGCGGCAGGAGAGTCAGAAACACTCTGTAGAATCCGGGCTTGATGCAATTTTCACCGCTCTTGGCCAGAGGGTTGTGCTATGGCGCGATAACAGGGAAGGACAGGTTCTCGGCCATCTGCCCGAGGCCGATGCTTTACTGCAGGGGGCGGCATTCCTTGATTTTCCCTCATGGTTGACAGGCAAGGCGGCAGCGCGTTTTTTACCGGCGCTGGATAATTTGAAACGGCGCGGCGATGCTTTTGATATGCAGCTGGAAACAAAAAGCGCCCGCCTTGTTGCTGTCAGCGGGCGCATTTGCGCCAATGCGCCACTGGTGCAGTTTCAGGATATGACAGCTTCCATGCGCGAGCAGAATGCCCGCCAGCAGAAAAATATGAACGGGGTTTATGCCTTGCAAACCTTGCGCAACCTGTTGGAGAAGCTGGACCAGCCCGTATGGTTGCGCGGCAAGGCTGGCCAGTTGCTGTGGGCCAATCAGGCCTGGCGCAAGGCGGTTGGCGGTGATCCGGCGCAGGAATTGCTGGATGATGTGGTGCGGCGCAAGATTGCAGAGAGCCATGAACAAGCCGTACCCTTTCAGGAAAAAGTCAGCGCGGTGATTGCCGGTGACCGGCATATTCTGGCTGTGACCGAGGTGGCGGGCGCCGGCTGGTCTGCCGGTTTTGCCATTGATGAAACGGAAAATGACCACCTGCGCAGTGAAATGAAACGCACGGTGCAGGGCTATGCCGAAACCTTTGACCAGATTTCAACGGCGGTCGCTATTTTTGATCCGGCCATGAAGCTTGAATTTTTCAATCAGGCTTTTGCCCGGTTATGGCAGCTGGACCCGCCGTTTTTTGAAAGTGGCCCTGGTCACGCCCATATTCTCGACCGGCTGCGCGAGGAAGGCCGGCTGAACGAACAGCCGGACTGGCGGCGGTGGAAAGAAGACCTGTTTGAAGCCTACCGCGCCTTGACGCCGCAACTGCATTTGTGGCATTTGCCGGACGGGCGCACTTTGCGCGTTGTCGCCAATCCCCATCCGCAGGGCGGCGTGACCTGGCTTTATGAGGATCTGACCGAGAAGCTCAACCTGGAAGCGCGCTATAATACGCTGATCCGCATGCAGGGCGAAACGCTTGACGCCCTGTCGGAAGGCGTTGCGGTTTTTGGCGCCAACGGGCGGGTGCGGCTTTCCAATCCGGCCTTTTTGCAGCAGTGGTCGCTGCCGCCCGGCCTTGGGGTTGAAGGCACGCATATCACGCAGATTGAAGATTTTTGCGCCCCGCGCGCCAATGGCGGGGGGTGGCGCGATATTACCACCCGCGTCACCGGTTTTGCCGATGAGCGTGATGCCGTCACCGGCCGGATGGAACTTGTCAATAACGATGTGCTGGACTACGCCCTTGTGCCGCTGCCGCAGGGGCAGACAATGCTGACTTTTGTCAATGTCACTGACAGCGTGCGCGCCGACCGGCTGCGCAATGAGTTTGTCGAGCACGTTTCGTATGAACTGCGCACACCGCTGACCAATATCATGGGCTTTACCGATATGCTGCAACAGCCGGCTTTCGGGGCGTTGAATGCCCGGCAGCATGAATATCTGGGCTATATCGCCGCGCAATCGGTGGTGCTGCTGAATCTTGTCAATGATATTCTCGATCTGGCGACGGTGGACGCTGGTATTCTGGAACTTGATATCGGCACAGTTGATATTTCCGAGACGATCGACAGCGCGGTTGAACGCTTGCAGGATCGCATTGCCGACAAGCGGATTACTGTGGATAAAACTGTCCCGGCCATGGAAACAGATTTTGAGGCTGACGGGGCGCGGATTCGGCAGGTGCTGGTCAATCTGCTCGGCAACGCCATTCATTATGCTCCCGAAGGCTCAACCGTGCGCATCAATGTGACAAATGAGGGTGACGGGATCGTCTTTCATGTTCATGATGACGGCTGCGGCATTCCGCAAGCGATTCTGGACAGCGTGTTCAAACGTTTCAGCGCCCATGCCCATCATGGCCGCAAGCCCGGCGCCGGACTCGGACTGTCGATTGTCAAAAGCCTTGTTGAACTGCATCATGGCAAGGTTGCCATTGACACCAATGCGCAATCGGGTACAACCGTTATCTGTCATTTTCCGGCGCGGACGCGTCTGGAAGAAGGAGAAAGTGCTTTTTCCAGGCAGGCATGA
- a CDS encoding Small MutS-related domain-containing protein (bhsal15560), with protein MKLDLQSRILWEKVVHDVRPLHQRARGGNKTARLAEEECAPPSRNTAVPAPVGPVAKPAVKTQPPVQHLDRPTRHRIARGRLALDARLDLHGLTQHEAYNLLLHFVQSAQARGLRHVLVITGKGASSGSDGVLRHAVPHWLATAPFRLYVSAMEDAARHHGGHGALYIRLRRIRP; from the coding sequence ATGAAGCTTGATCTGCAATCACGCATATTATGGGAAAAGGTCGTGCATGACGTCCGCCCCCTGCATCAGCGGGCGCGCGGCGGGAATAAAACCGCGCGTCTGGCAGAAGAAGAGTGCGCGCCACCGTCCCGGAATACCGCGGTTCCCGCGCCTGTTGGCCCGGTGGCAAAACCGGCGGTGAAAACACAGCCGCCGGTACAGCATCTGGACCGTCCCACCCGGCACAGGATTGCCCGGGGCCGTCTCGCCCTTGATGCGCGTCTTGATCTGCACGGCCTGACACAGCATGAAGCCTACAATCTGCTGCTGCATTTTGTGCAGTCGGCACAGGCGCGCGGACTGCGTCATGTGCTGGTGATTACCGGCAAGGGTGCGTCTTCCGGCAGTGACGGAGTGTTGCGCCATGCCGTGCCTCATTGGCTGGCGACAGCGCCGTTTCGCCTTTATGTCAGCGCGATGGAAGATGCCGCCCGGCATCATGGCGGCCATGGCGCGCTTTATATCCGCCTGCGGCGGATAAGACCGTGA